From one Silene latifolia isolate original U9 population unplaced genomic scaffold, ASM4854445v1 scaffold_70, whole genome shotgun sequence genomic stretch:
- the LOC141640024 gene encoding uncharacterized protein LOC141640024, with amino-acid sequence MNFFSNWSISTNSAYHQGGRIWILWQAHEWDINFLEYDAQFIHMTVLHKRPWAIGGDFNCVLTEDERVGGSFSRQDAEDFRQCLHQCEVLDSPAMGALYTWNNKQCPADRVYSRMDRFLVNQEWLNEFPLLYAHFLPEGTFDHTPCVVQANLPDEKRSRPFKYFNMWSLDPNFKETIQVGWNCMQTGTKMYELARKLKNLKQGLKQLNKTRFADIKASLCKACFGSPSLNFSHTRRFYSR; translated from the exons ATGAATTTTTTTAGCAATTGGAGTATTTCTACAAACTCAGCATACCATCAAGGAGGCAGAATTTGGATACTATGGCAGGCTCATGAATGGGATATAAATTTTCTGGAATATGATGCCCAATTTATTCATATGACAGTTCTGCATAAGA GGCCATGGGCCATTGGAGGAGACTTCAACTGTGTCTTGACTGAGGATGAGAGAGTGGGAGGCTCATTTTCTAGGCAGGATGCAGAAGACTTCAGGCAATGCTTGCATCAATGTGAAGTGCTAGATAGTCCGGCCATGGGAGCTCTATACACATGGAATAACAAACAATGCCCTGCTGATAGGGTTTATAGTAGAATGGATCGTTTCCTGGTGAACCAGGAATGGCTCAATGAATTCCCTCTTCTGTATGCACACTTTTTGCCTGAGGGGACTTTTGACCACACCCCTTGTGTGGTACAAGCTAATCTTCCTGATGAAAAGAGATCCAGACCattcaaatattttaatatgtggagttTGGATCCCAACTTTAAAGAGACTATTCAAGTTGGATGGAATTGTATGCAGACTGGAACTAAGATGTATGAGTTGGCTAGGAAATTGAAGAATCTGAAGCAAGGGCTCAAGCAGCTAAACAAAACCAGGTTTGCTGATATCAAAGCTTCTCTGTGCAAGGCTTGCTTTGGTTCTCCCTCACTTAATTTCAGTCACACAAGGAGGTTTTA